The following is a genomic window from Homalodisca vitripennis isolate AUS2020 chromosome 5, UT_GWSS_2.1, whole genome shotgun sequence.
AGCCTGCAAAATAACATTAGCTTACTAGAAGACAGTGTGAGTGACCAGATTGACGATCACCAACTCTCTATTACGGAATGTGTACATGAAGTGTCTAACATTACACCCAACATTCCACCTGATATACCACAAGCAACACCTGATAAACCTATTTCACCTAGTACTGCACCTACTGTTCAACAACGAGCTACAACTTTACATATTCAAAATTCTAAACCTAAAACAAATAGACAGAAGAGACAAAAAAAGTCCAATGCTAATCATCCTGTTTGGGACGCTAAGGACAATAATTTGAATGCAAATATTCCACCATTTCAGGGCCAAAAAGAGTTTTAATCTAACTGATTCTAATGGTATTGAATCAACACTGTAtttcttttctaatttatttacagaggAACTTATTGATCTAATTACGAGAGAGACAACTCGATATGCATCTCAAAATGGAGAAGTAGACTTCACTGTTAGTAGCCAAGAAATTAAGGTTTTCCTAGCAGTAAACCTAATCATGACATACATACATTATCCAAACATTAGGCTATATTGGTCATCATTACCTGCATTGAGAATGGACCTCATAGCTGATTCAATGCCACTGAAGAGATTCgaaaaaattaaacgtttcttGCATTTTGTGGACAATGACAAAATTCCTGATGACAACAAAGATTTTTTCATCAAAGTTCGACCCGTGATTGAAGCCcttaatgaaacatttcaaacatgCATGTCTCCCCCAGAATTTCTTGCTGTAGACGAGGCCATAATTCCATTCAAGGGTAGATCAAGAGCTAAGCAGTACTTgaagaaaaaacccaaaaagtgGGGTTTTAAATCCTGGGTGCTAGCTGCTTCCAACGGATATGTCTGTAAGTTTGAAATGTACCAGGGAAAGAGGCAAGAATCTACGTCTGATATGGGTGTTATAAGTGATACTGTGTTGAGACTGTGTTCTCATATCAGTGGAAAAAATCACAAATTGTTTTTGGACAACCTGTTCACCAACTACAAATTGCTCAAAATATTGAAAGGCAAAGGCATTGAGGTTGTTGGCGTTTTTCGTAGTGACAGACTGTATGGAGCAGATGCAAGCTTGGAAGAACCCAAACAATTTGGTAAAATGAAAAGAGGCTCAATGAATGTTGTTACATCTGAAGACAACATAACAATTGTCCAGTGGAAGGACACAGGAATTGTTTATGTTGGCTCAACGTTTGCGGGCATACAGCCAACAGACCTAGTTAGAAGATGGGACAAGACAGAAAAAAACATGTCATGGTAGACCGTCCTTATTGTGTACAAATCTACAATAAGTTTATGGGAGGGGTTGACCTTAGTGACAGAATGGTTGCCCACTACCCCCACTCTCTTAAAGGCAAACGCTTCTatcatagaatatttttttatctaatgaaTGTTGCGGCAGTAAATGCTTGGATAATTTTTAAGGAGAAAACCAACTCAAAGATGCCTTTTGTAGATTTTAAGGCCAGTATTGCTAATGCAATGATTCAAACAGCCTGCAACAAGAGAAAAGTTGGTAGGCCACCCTCCATCACCCCGCCTTTGAAAAAAAGATGTCGCCCAGGAGTACTACAGGATGTTCGGTTTGATGGAAAAGACCACTATCCTTTCAAAAGTAATCCTGGCCGCTGCAGGGACAAAGCCTGCACGAGCAGAACCCGATATAAATGTGGAAAGTGTGATGTTCCTGTCTGCCCAGAATGTATGGAAAACTTTCATAAAGCAAACTAAAACTGCATAATACTATTATATGATCATTACATAATCCtaagattattattttgacaaaatgcagatttttaaaatctagattgtatactataattaataaatatttctctcgTACTGATTTGTTATTTCTCTATTTCCTAAAAATTGTTACCAAATGTCAAACATggtcaatattttacaattagtaGGCTACTAAACATGTATTTATCCaatataaggtttaaaatatttctaaatacaaatcACCTCTAACTAATTTGTACAAACCTAAATATAATTCACATAATACctcaatctatttaaatatgctgtaaaatattaatgtactcAAAACTAACCATTGACCATGTACGGTAGTAAAAAAAATCAGATGGTGATCGATGTAGGGTCTTTGTACACATATGAGTACACATGAATTTTAgctgattattataatataaatacagtttttggaacaaaaaacatgaattttgtgtatttcactgcaaatgtaacaagaaaaaaaaatataagtgcttagtaaaataattcattgaaaACGTCCCTGAAGAGGTTaagtagacaaataaataaacacaagttTGGATTGTGATAATAGTTAATGTTCAATTTACTTACACTCAGTATTCTGTAATGTTCACTGggaaattacataattttgcaCCTCTGAGGTATATACCCTGTACAGTGTTACAATGTagagtatatacatttttaactttcttttatttcTCACCCAGTTTTTATATCtggtttattaaaacattttgaggtACCATTAAAAAATGAATCATTAAGAACTTGACAGAATAACCTTAATCATATAGCTAGAGTTTGTTAATCTGTCTCAAGGTTTGCATAGACTAACAAGTGGCTTACACAGTTATTTGGTTGTCTTATTgtatggtttgattgtttttatccaaatgaataatttgatacttcaatttaattaacttaatatgGTAATTGTGAACTTAAGGGCTGGAATggcaaaatacaaattttttgttaataacctATTGGTATTGTCCTCCTGAACAtaacaatataaggtttcaatGGGTGAAAATGGCAAATAACGAAGTTATAGaatgttaaaattgaaactaGTTCTATTGTGcagaataatatttcattattttacaggTGTCACATAGGCCTAACCTTGTTATGACCGTAAGTCAATCTCCTATTGGTTGCTTCTTATGTTAGTCGTTATACCACCTTTTGATACGTAAAAGAATGCTGAAATCAGGGGAATTCACccaaataaaagacatttttgttcatttagaccttctaagaataaaagttcatTTCAGCCTGACACAAGTGCTTCCTGACATCAGTGCTGGCTATGGCAGCTGCTCTTGCTGATGGCGACATatgaaaaacattcctcgaggtAGCCTAGTACCTAAATCAGTAAAACATCAAATTCTAAATGGTCTGATCACAAATGCCTCCAGCCATTATTGCTTTATTGGAAACATAACTTgaaaaaacaaactaatattgtaaattcatATAACCATATGAACTTTgatattatccggaggccactatatttttttaatcagcttTTCTTACCaaggatgtaaaaatgtatatttttagaaagaaCTGACTTCAATTGACTTACTGTGAGTAGAGCCATGTCCTTACGACAGTTGGTTCTTGCTTTATGCATTTCAAAAGAAGTGACGTCGGCAAGGAGGCTACTCTTtcactatttacaatttttattaggctatatataTGTACCggcatgtattataaatataaaaagttaaagtcgACATTTACGAGCATTtgtgtgatctgagcttgaatttaggaaATGTACATCTCAACTGATGTTTTTCATTTTACCAAAAGTGCATGTTGATTCCTAACGTGATTTGACATTGGAAAAGTTGATGATCtagcacgtgatctgaggtcagaAAATAgcaatcggaaatgcccctggccatcggTGCACACTTCttcaaattcaagctcagattagGTGAGCTCTCATAAAGGTTAtcttaactttggtactactggTAACATATTGATGATAACTGAATCGAAACCTACTTACCTCGCGCAATAACGAAAAGAGATAGGAGCAGAGTGGCCTAATTCTCCCCGACATCACTACCTTTCAGGAGACAGAAAAAAAGAACTGATAGttgtaatgaaatgtaattttcacagtaagtcaaataaggtcagttctttctaataatgtagtttttgtaGATGTCCGGTGAGAAAAGCTGGTTAGTAAATAGtagcctccggataataccaaagtaccactTACTATCTTacaagaaaagtagttccacttttaatgttctaaaactcattatttgtcattttcataacctaaaaccatataaatagtttttttcagtaAGACAATAGCAAAAGGTTAATAACTCAAATCTCGTTTCCagtgtggataaaaataaattttaaaataatgcatgcAATTGAATCAATCTTTCAACAAaccaataaatagtgtaaaaaacaaagataagttttttttgttctcttaagacaagaagcttataaattgcacttagtcctataagaaccttagcgctgctttcggagtgacatgatattcaggatgggtaaggttaggggaattagggcactaatctcaaagtcatgtcctccggaagaaggggaggccaactctgaaccagcctctccagtcaaagcaggcagggggtgacaCATCCTTGtcgaggctagcaagaacctctgatacttagggaatgaactccaacagtcatctcctgcagtaaactatcgaattacccttgcatcccagaatctcgaTGTTTGCGGTTAGttatgtgccgctcctggacatccataagattgcccagatttaagtgacacatcggttttttttCTGTgctcagtggtaggttcaactgaaaggtataaatcAGTCAGAAGTGATCTCTACTGGGTAACAAagataagtttaataaataagaaaaccaACGTAAACATAACTTTCAAATTTCGTATGTACTTCCATACCATGTGGTAACTTCCGatcaatttttattgcttttcttgatttaaaaataacacatgattaCACAATGAACCTTTACTATCACTCTGATAAAATACGATGACcaattaaaatggaataaattaatttcataatattttaactgctcatGTAATCCACATTCGAATacttaaataactttcaaaactaattagAGTTAACTTGCTGTGATTGAGTAATAACCATTGTTATTGAAGAGGCAGTGATGGGTACTGCACAAGGTGGTTGATGGAGCTTAACTAAGCTGTTCTGATTGCAAAACACTTAGATAAGCTATCGAAGCAGATACTGCTGAAAATCATAGATAATAACACACACAGTGCaaaaatataaccacaaatttacatttacatttcaattatcaaaaaacaatttgtaatatcCAACccctaaaactatatatatttttgttcagaagaatgagcagaatacgttaataATGTTGAAACTTTGATTGGCTACTCTGGCTGTTAACCTCACTGATGCTCTTAAGGtatgatttaaattcattaagtagttgcagtaattttaatgtaaacaataaaaagcaAGAAGTAACTAAATTTTTGAGAATGGTGATGAATATGAAGAAtttatgagatatatttcttaaaaGCGATGGTATTTGTTTTAAGTGGGTTCAGCATGTGGGTTTGGCTTCTGGAATCCATGGGGAGAatcctttcctccatttcacaaaagcagttGTTTACTGCTATCTGGGCAAGCTATTAATATTGTAACGTTTTTCTTATATGTAGGTATAGGCCACAGTTggttttttaatttctaatgttattgataaatatgtttaattaaaaattgtaatgtattataattcttgttacGTACAATTATTATACAACATCGAAATTAGATAATATGTCGActcattcaataataaaaattgaataatgagTACAGGCCGCTTATTACAGTCTCCCCTAAGGTTTCAGTTTACAAGTAATTAATCAACggatatttaacttcaaattcaattaaattttaagactATCTATGAGTTATTGTTCCCACGTTTGAATGAGATTTATAACATAGTATATTATCACatgcatattacatttttaattgataattgcATGTACTTGTTCCTGAAATAAGAGCATCTACATTACTTGAGCCTGAGTGATACCTAGGCCTATCTATtaactaaataacataaaaccTTTGAATTTTGTTATGGGAACATTGACAATAGCAGAAACACTGGTCTTGCACTGAGAGTATTCACATAGCTATTTTTCATATGGATGGCTGCCAATCAATTGGTCAACAGTTAGTAATGATATATACTTCAAAAGCAATTGGTCAACAGTTAGTAATGATTTATACTTCAAAGGTAATTGGTCAACAGTTAGTAATGATTTATACTTCAAAGGCAATTGGTCAACAGTTAGTAATGATTTATACTTCAAAGGAGCCAATTCAGGAATATTATTACAGAGTGGCCAAGTCACTGCTCTCGGTTAAGGTGGATGGCAGTAACTATGACATCAAAGATTATTCAAGTGACTCTAGTAAGCAGCTgggtgttattaaaaaataagaggTTATAGaaagcttaattttttaatgagttGGAAActttaatcaataataaagaaaatacagaCTATATTCAGTCAAGAATAAGTGATTCAAGAACGATTGCGTTTGCTCTTAAATGGGGGATTGTAAGATTTATTAATGAAcaattaacatatataattacatacaGATGTATCCATATTGGGCAGAGAATAACAACAAAAGGAATAGtgctttatacatatatatatttacaatggaAAATAGTGATGGTGAAATAAATCTTTGCCTTCTGTCTTGGTGCAAGTTAGGAACATCCTGTAATAAAGGcataatgcaatttttttaagtaattcacCCATCTACAGAAACTATCACAACTGACAAAGATTTAGTTGtgagacatatttttaaaaaaagaatttctttCCAGCAATTCTAAGCATTTAGAAAGATATACAGGTCCTAACATTTGATGATAAAGTGTATTGATCTGTGTGAACATGACCATGCTAAAATCAATCTTTATAACTGATCTATTTAATTTGGATGCTTGCGAAGAGCTGTTTGCCACATTTGATTTATAAGCTATACTGGTAAATTAGAAGTCCATTACAATTCTCACTCTTACAACTCTATTAATTTCTTGGTTTTAGTCATCATGTTGAAAGTATTGTCAGTTCTCAGtcaattccatttttaataaccTTCTAGTAAAGCagaaaataatgcattttaaagttttattacaatttttcctCCTAATGTAGGCAATTCGAACCTCATATTTAGAATTGATTTTCAGGTCAAGTGTTTGTTGTTGATTAAGAATTTGGAGCTTGGGGAAACATCATACACTGCCGACTCCGAGGTAATTTGTACAGTAACAGGAAAACAGGAGGGAGTGTGGCAATGAAAAAAAACCATCTGAATATATTTTCAGGATTAGGATTAGGATTAGTGACAGCTATTGAAGAGATCAGTGCCAAAGTGAAAAGTTCTGTGAATAGTGCAAATCAATGTCTTAATAAGTTATTGCCTCCATTTGAGGAGTGTGTTTTTTGTCCTGTCACTGTAGATGATGttcgtaaaattgttttatctctaAAAAATTCCCATTCTAAAGATGTGTATGGattaagtagtattttaattaaagctgttattgattatataattgagCCTTTGACATATTCTATTAATTGTTGTGTATTGGAAGGGATTTTtccaacatgtttaaaattttcaaaagttgtacCTGTGTATAAAAATGGCTCACTTGATTGTCcgaataattataggcctatctcatGTGTACCAATCTTGTCTAAGGTAATTGAGaaattacttaaacatcaaatatgtattcattttgaaaatctcaaattatttagttctagTCAATTTGGTTACCGCACTGATTGTTCAATGGTTAAAGCTGTAAATActcttgtaaataatgttctcttagctttggaaaataattgttgggCTCAGATCACACTTTGTGATCtgagcaaagcatttgattgtgttaGACCTGATATACTGGTGAACAAATTGGAATTCTATGGGTTTCGTGCAAAGAATTTGAACATGTTAAGGTCCTATCTTGCAAATCGCAAACAGGTTGTTATGGTTAATGGAGCTTATTCCCAAGTGGCTGATATAAATataggtgtgccacagggatctgtgttgggtcctgttttgtttattatatttattaatgatttaagttttaatgtctctagttttactactatatatgctgatgataccactTTGTTAAATAGTCACACAAATTTGCTTTACTTAAACAACTTGGTAGAGACTACAATGAATGAAACTGTTAACTGGTTTAATGTAAATGGTCTCTATTTAAAcgcagaaaaaacaaaacaaatgttaataactcttaagaatattaataggcctatatttgaatctgaagtttttgttaagttattgggGATAATAGTGGACAACAGGCTATCTTGGAAACAACACATTGATTATGTATGCAAGAGATTATCTagggttatttacttattgtgtaatttaaaaaaaatagtatcacaaaggtatataaaaatggcctactttgcattttttgaaagtattattagatatggtttaataatttggGGTAATGGTACAGGCATTGATCAGGTGCTAGTAATCCAAAAGAAGGCTGTGAGAATTTTAGCGGATGCACCTGTGTtagatcattgtaaacctttgtttgtaaatattggtgttttaactgttataaatctgtatatttatgaggtattagtagatgtaagaaaaaagtcacacatggttttgaaaagaaatgatgttcatcactataatacaagaaataaagataagttaaatGTAGATAGAGCTAGATTAGGTAAAACCATGAATTACCATACAACCTTAggcattaaaatgttcaatttgttac
Proteins encoded in this region:
- the LOC124363574 gene encoding piggyBac transposable element-derived protein 2-like → MDLIADSMPLKRFEKIKRFLHFVDNDKIPDDNKDFFIKVRPVIEALNETFQTCMSPPEFLAVDEAIIPFKGRSRAKQYLKKKPKKWGFKSWVLAASNGYVCKFEMYQGKRQESTSDMGVISDTVLRLCSHISGKNHKLFLDNLFTNYKLLKILKGKGIEVVGVFRSDRLYGADASLEEPKQFGKMKRGSMNVVTSEDNITIVQWKDTGIVYVGSTFAGIQPTDLVRRWDKTEKNMSW